The following proteins are encoded in a genomic region of Canis lupus familiaris isolate Mischka breed German Shepherd chromosome 6, alternate assembly UU_Cfam_GSD_1.0, whole genome shotgun sequence:
- the PLK1 gene encoding LOW QUALITY PROTEIN: serine/threonine-protein kinase PLK1 (The sequence of the model RefSeq protein was modified relative to this genomic sequence to represent the inferred CDS: deleted 1 base in 1 codon) has product MSAAATAGKLARAPADPGKAGAPGAAAPGAPVAAPPAKEIPEVLVDPRSRRRYLRGRFLGKGGFAKCFEISDADTKEVFAGKIVPKSLLLKPHQKEKMSMEISIHRSLAHQHIVGFHGFFEDSDFVFVVLELCRRRSLLELHKRRKALTEPEARYYLRQIVLGCQYLHRNRVIHRDLKLGNLFLNEDLEVKIGDFGLATKVEYDGERKKTLCGTPNYIAPEVLSKKGHSFEVDVWSIGCIMYTLLVGKPPFETSCLKETYLRIKKNDYSIPKHINPVAASLIQKMLQTDPAARPTIHELLNDEFFTSGYIPARLPITCLTIAPRFSIAPSSLDPSNRKPLTVLNKGTENPMSERPREKEEPAVRETNEAVDCHLRDMLQQLHSVNASKPSERGLVRQEEAEDPACIPIFWVSKWVDYSDKYGLGYQLCDNSVGVLFNDSTRLILYNDGDSLQYIERDGTESYLTVSSHPNSLMKKITLLKYFRNYMSEHLLKAGANITPREGDELARLPYLRTWFRTRSAIILHLSNGCVQINFFQDHTKLILCPLMAAVTYIDERRDFRTYRLSLLEEYGCSKELASRLRYARTMVDKLLSSRSAANRLKSSS; this is encoded by the exons ATGAGTGCGGCGGCAACTGCAGGGAAGCTGGCGCGGGCACCAGCCGACCCAGGGAAAGCCGGGGCCCCCGGAGCTGCAGCTCCCGGGGCTCCGGTGGCCGCTCCGCCGGCGAAAGAGATCCCGGAGGTCCTAGTGGACCCGCGCAGCCGGCGGCGCTACCTGCGGGGACGCTTTCTGGGCAAAGGCGGCTTTGCTAAGTGCTTCGAGATCTCGGACGCCGACACTAAGGAGGTGTTCGCTGGCAAGATCGTGCCTAAGTCGCTGCTGCTCAAGCCGCACCAGAAGGAGAAGATGTCCATGGAGATCTCCATTCACCGCAGCCTCGCTCACCAGCACATCGTAGGCTTCCACGGCTTTTTCGAGGACAGCGACTTCGTGTTCGTGGTGCTAGAGCTCTGCCGCCGGAGA TCTCTCCTGGAACTCCACAAGCGGAGGAAAGCACTGACTGAGCCCGAAGCGCGCTACTACCTTCGACAGATTGTCCTTGGCTGCCAGTACCTGCACCGAAACCGGGTTATTCACCGGGACCTCAAGCTGGGTAACCTTTTCCTGAATGAGGATCTCGAGGTGAAAATAG gGGATTTTGGACTGGCAACCAAAGTGGAATATGACGGGGAACGCAAGAAGACCCTGTGTGGGACTCCTAATTACATAGCTCCTGAGGTGCTGAGCAAGAAAGGGCACAGTTTCGAGGTGGATGTGTGGTCCATTGGGTGTATCAT GTATACCTTGTTAGTGGGCAAACCACCTTTTGAGACCTCTTGCCTCAAAGAGACCTACCTCCGGATCAAAAAGAATGACTACAGTATCCCCAAG caCATCAATCCTGTGGCCGCCTCCCTCATCCAGAAGATGCTCCAGACAGACCCTGCTGCCCGCCCCACCATTCACGAGCTGCTCAATGATGAGTTTTTCACTTCTGGCTACATCCCTGCCCGGCTCCCCATCACCTGTCTCACCATTGCACCCCGGTTTTCCATCGCTCCTAGCAGTCTGGACCCCAGCAACCGGAAGCCTCTTACAGTCCTCAATAAAG GCACAGAGAACCCAATGTCTGAGCGGCCTCGGGAGAAAGAGGAGCCAGCAGTCCGGGAGACCAATGAGGCAGTTGACTGCCACTTGAGGGATATGCTGCAGCAGCTACACAGCGTCAATGCATCCAAACCCTCAGAGCGGGGGCTGGTGAGGCAAG AGGAGGCTGAGGATCCCGCCTGCATCCCCATCTTCTGGGTCAGCAAGTGGGTGGACTATTCAGACAAGTACGGCCTTG GGTACCAGCTGTGCGACAACAGTGTA GGGGTGCTCTTCAACGACTCGACACGCCTGATCCTCTACAATGATGGTGACAGCCTGCAGTACATAGAGCGTGATGGCACAGAGTCCTACCTCACCGTGAGTTCCCATCCCAACTCCCTGATGAAGAAG ATCACCCTCCTGAAGTATTTCCGGAACTACATGAGTGAGCACTtgctaaaggcaggtgccaatATCACGCCCCGGGAAGGTGATGAACTCGCCCGGCTCCCCTACCTGCGCACCTGGTTTCGTACCCGCAGCGCCATCATCCTGCACCTCAGCAATGGCTGTGTGCAAATCAACTTCTTCCAG GACCATACCAAACTCATCCTGTGCCCACTAATGGCAGCCGTGACCTACATCGACGAGAGGCGGGATTTCCGCACGTACCGCCTGAGCCTGCTGGAGGAATACGGCTGCTCCAAGGAGCTGGCCAGCCGGCTCCGCTATGCCCGCACCATGGTGGACAAGCTACTCAGCTCCCGCTCGGCTGCCAACCGTCTCAAGTCCTCTTCATAG